A DNA window from Alphaproteobacteria bacterium contains the following coding sequences:
- a CDS encoding NADH-quinone oxidoreductase subunit K, with protein MLEIGLGHYLTVAAILFTLGLFGIFLNRKNVIIILMSVELMLL; from the coding sequence ATGTTGGAAATCGGCCTCGGTCATTATCTTACCGTCGCGGCGATCCTGTTTACGCTGGGCCTGTTCGGGATTTTTCTGAACCGCAAGAACGTCATCATCATCCTGATGTCGGTCGAACTGATGCTGCTCG
- a CDS encoding NADH-quinone oxidoreductase subunit J gives MIIQALAFYMFSFAAVAAGVLVIASRNPVHSVMFLILAFFNSAGLFVLMGAEFLAMILVIVYVGAVAVLFLFVVMMLDINFVELRRGVLQYLPIGALVGLVLLAELVIVLGGWVFVPEAVSNSAAPIPPLDQVTNTEALGRLIYTDYIYLFQASGLVLLVAMIGAIVLTLRQRPGVRRQKISDQLERNAEDAIEIVKVTTGSGI, from the coding sequence ATGATAATTCAAGCCTTGGCGTTCTATATGTTTTCGTTCGCGGCGGTTGCCGCGGGCGTCCTTGTGATCGCCTCGCGCAATCCGGTCCACTCTGTCATGTTCCTGATTCTGGCGTTCTTCAACAGCGCCGGGCTGTTCGTTCTGATGGGCGCCGAGTTCCTGGCGATGATCCTCGTGATTGTCTATGTGGGCGCGGTCGCGGTGCTGTTCCTGTTCGTCGTCATGATGCTGGATATCAATTTCGTTGAACTGCGCCGGGGCGTTTTGCAGTATCTGCCGATCGGCGCGCTGGTCGGGCTGGTGCTGCTGGCTGAACTCGTGATCGTGCTGGGCGGCTGGGTATTCGTGCCGGAGGCTGTCTCAAACAGCGCCGCGCCGATCCCGCCGCTGGATCAGGTGACCAATACCGAAGCGCTCGGCCGGCTCATCTACACCGATTACATATACCTGTTCCAGGCCTCGGGGCTGGTGCTGCTGGTCGCGATGATCGGGGCGATTGTGCTGACGCTGCGCCAGCGGCCGGGTGTGCGGCGGCAGAAAATTTCCGACCAGCTGGAACGTAACGCCGAGGATGCGATTGAAATCGTAAAGGTCACGACGGGGAGCGGTATCTGA
- the nuoI gene encoding NADH-quinone oxidoreductase subunit NuoI, which produces MATLNNTLRGLLLTELVRGMTLTLRMMFRPKFTLNYPYEKGPLSPRFRGEHALRRYPNGEERCIACKLCEAVCPALAITIEAEPREDGSRRTTRYDIDMTKCIYCGYCQEACPVDAIVEGPNYEFATETREELFYDKAKLLANGDRWEAELAANIEMDMPYR; this is translated from the coding sequence ATGGCGACACTGAATAACACCCTGCGCGGTCTGCTCCTAACGGAGCTGGTTCGGGGCATGACGCTGACGTTGCGGATGATGTTCCGGCCCAAATTCACGCTGAATTACCCCTATGAGAAGGGGCCGCTGTCGCCGCGTTTCCGTGGCGAACATGCGCTGCGCCGTTATCCGAACGGCGAGGAACGCTGCATCGCCTGCAAACTGTGCGAGGCGGTGTGCCCGGCGCTCGCGATTACCATCGAAGCGGAGCCCCGCGAAGACGGCAGCCGCCGCACGACCCGCTACGATATCGACATGACGAAATGCATTTATTGCGGCTACTGCCAGGAAGCCTGTCCGGTGGACGCCATCGTTGAAGGACCGAACTACGAATTCGCGACGGAAACGCGCGAAGAGCTGTTTTACGACAAGGCCAAGCTGCTGGCGAACGGCGACCGGTGGGAAGCGGAACTGGCCGCCAATATTGAAATGGACATGCCGTACCGGTAA
- the nuoH gene encoding NADH-quinone oxidoreductase subunit NuoH: MAEFWYTYGEPTAWIVFYIVLIVVPLLGAVAYLTLAERKVIGWMQLRKGPNVVGPFGLLQPMADGIKLLFKETIVPASANRGMFFAAPMVTFVLSLIAWAVIPFDAGMVLSNINVGILYLFAISSLGVYGIIMAGWSSNSKYAFLGALRSAAQMVSYEVSMGFVIITVLMFVGSLNLSAIVEAQSGGIQNWHFFGILFPMFIIFFISTLAETNRAPFDLPEAEAELVSGYNVEYSSMTFAMFFLGEYANMILMCAMTSILFLGGWMAPFDFAPFTWVPGPIWFALKISFCLFVFLWVRATFPRYRYDQLMRLGWKVFLPFSLLWVVVVGGWLFAAGKVPGML; this comes from the coding sequence ATGGCTGAGTTCTGGTACACTTATGGCGAACCGACGGCCTGGATCGTCTTCTACATCGTGCTGATCGTTGTGCCGCTGCTGGGCGCGGTGGCCTACCTCACGCTGGCCGAACGCAAGGTCATCGGCTGGATGCAGTTGCGCAAGGGCCCCAATGTCGTCGGACCCTTCGGGCTGCTGCAGCCGATGGCGGACGGCATCAAGCTGCTCTTCAAGGAAACCATCGTCCCGGCCAGTGCGAACCGCGGCATGTTTTTCGCGGCGCCGATGGTAACCTTCGTGCTGAGCCTGATTGCCTGGGCCGTGATCCCGTTTGATGCGGGCATGGTGCTTTCCAACATAAACGTCGGTATTCTTTATCTTTTCGCGATTTCATCGCTGGGCGTATACGGCATCATCATGGCCGGCTGGTCGTCCAATTCGAAATACGCCTTCCTGGGGGCGCTGCGTTCGGCGGCCCAGATGGTGTCCTACGAAGTATCGATGGGCTTTGTCATCATCACGGTGCTGATGTTCGTGGGTTCGCTGAACCTGTCGGCCATCGTCGAAGCCCAGTCCGGCGGCATCCAGAACTGGCATTTCTTTGGCATCCTGTTTCCGATGTTCATCATCTTCTTCATTTCGACACTGGCGGAAACCAACCGCGCACCGTTCGATCTGCCGGAAGCGGAAGCGGAACTGGTGTCGGGCTACAACGTCGAATACTCATCAATGACGTTTGCGATGTTCTTCCTGGGCGAATACGCAAACATGATCCTGATGTGCGCCATGACGTCGATCCTGTTTTTGGGCGGCTGGATGGCGCCGTTCGATTTCGCGCCGTTCACCTGGGTGCCGGGGCCAATATGGTTTGCACTGAAAATCTCGTTCTGTCTGTTTGTGTTCCTGTGGGTGCGCGCGACCTTCCCGCGATACCGTTACGACCAGCTGATGCGGCTGGGCTGGAAGGTGTTCCTGCCATTCTCGCTGCTCTGGGTTGTCGTTGTCGGCGGCTGGCTGTTTGCGGCCGGCAAGGTACCGGGAATGTTATGA